The Vigna angularis cultivar LongXiaoDou No.4 chromosome 6, ASM1680809v1, whole genome shotgun sequence genome contains the following window.
CTATCAAATgagttaattttgttaaataattaaaggGAGTGTTTGCTTCGATATCAATATATATCATGCAAACATTTTTTAGTAGTTGATGTATTGATAAATACAGCATAAACATCATACAGTCAAGCTCATAAAAAAAGTGTTGGTATGTGGTCACATAGAAAACATatttcaaagtaaaaaaaaatgaaaatatttctcACATTCATATACGTGTGTTCAATTATTATTCATAGAATGTTGTGGAATAATCGAGAAGGAGACTGAAATAATTAGCCATAATTTCTGTTTTCCAtaacacaattttaattttttcattacttATAATAGTTGGATTTAATGTCAATGTAAATGTCATTCTAGTCAAAAAcgtataatttttaacaaattcacttaatttaatttaattattttttattttttatttaaatattattagtaacatctttttattatatttgtaaatgagaataaaataaaaaatatttaaagaaaataaaatattataaatttatacattCAAGACTCTAGATAAGTAAcacaaaaaatatcaatattataaaattatttattttcttttttagtttatttttgaattacatttaaattatatgttaaattttttattttgaattgtctttgaaatttaacattagtgaaattatttaaatttgaattacaaaaaaattataattttttttagactaaaaaaaattgtaattgaaTGAGTCAGTAAGTCAATCTCTTTAATCCATTAATCCATAATGGATAGGtcagattcaaattttttcgaCCCATTAATAAATAAACCGAGTTAAATTGACTCACTGAATAATCAAGAtatcatgcatgggatagaccGCGTGCCTATTTTAAGAACACTAATTCTCAGTAATGTGATCATTTAATTTTGGTCCATATGCGGATTAATACGTACAGtgtattatcttatttttatttttattaagcaTTATGAATGTGGTCAAAATTttgtcaaataaaatatataatttttatattaatttaggatattaaagttttgaagttagataataattttaaaaccattttgttgtaaaataatacataaggacttagatttttaaaacatttattttactACATAATTAActcatttatcatttttagtGTTCAAATTTTATAGCAATAAAAATAGCATAAATttcttatttgaaaaattattttgtgaagaTAAAACCTTTAAACAATGTATAAAGTTATCTTTGTGTATTATAAAGTTGGCATCTTATAAAGGCCAGCATGATTAGAAATcaagaaagataaataaatatatgattttaatgcattacaaaaaatctaagataataatactaattattatATGTACATTAATTTAACGTTTaacttttttgaattttatataaactaaaacCATCTaggtaaaataatataaatttattcgtagaatatcttattttaaataaataaattagaaagtaaatttaactttttctaaGGATGTTTTTTAGGATTATACTTAAATCTATCAACTTTTGCTGAACACGAAGTTAAATATATCTTACTAatctttcacaaaagatttaTCTTATTATCATTGTTAATTGTGTAACTCGTTCTTGCCATAACATGACTacaaaataaattcatcacacATTTGTTTACCATGCGAGCAATTCATCAATGATATACAAAacattccaaaatatatatttttctcagAGTTCAAAATGTTTACTACATTtcataaataacaaattatagttaaaaaataataatatatttaaagaacataTTCTTAAACTAAAGATCAACTGATCCCTTTTGATGCTATAACTTGAcacaaacacttttaaaaaagaAGGTGGAAGCAAAGTTTGTACTTAAGGTAAAATCAAGCAGCAGCAAAACAAGTCAAAGGCAGATGCATAGTGTTAAGGAGGTCAAaggttatatattaattataaactcACAATTAAGGTCCTAATTAACACAAGAGCATGTCATTACATTATTGATTGGAAGTAATTAAGCAGACACATGCATGAAGCACATTGTTATACATAAGGGTTGATTTAGCCAGGGAAAGCAGCAACCTCAATGGGTGAAGTTGGTCTGCATGCTGCTGGTGCATCATACTTGGTGAACAGCTTGTAAGAGGAAATGAGAGAAAGCAACACATAGCAAAGCACTGCCACAAATGTGATCGTAATTGATGCTGTCACCTTGTTACAGAATCGACCAAATGATCCACAAGCTGAGCTCCATGTTGTGGCAGTGTTGCCATTCTCAGCTAGGTACAAAACCTCAGTTGACACTGCTCCAGCAGCTAGAACTATGTATGTTAGCACCTACCAATGCAAATTCAAAACGTTTTCAGTATATGCATAGTTAACAATAGGATTAACATCATAAACCCAGTCCAAAAGTTTAAACGATCCGGGAAAGTTGATTCTAACTTTAACGGACTAAAGTTTGAAATAGGTTGGCTTAAATCGAAAATTGAGAAGGATTGGTTCATTTTGAAagctttttcattttgattctgGTTTAGGCTACAAATATTGCTTTTTCATAAGTTTGAACTTCATTTTGAAAGCTTAAATTTAATCCTTATCTGTACTTTTTTATTCACAGGCTTGGATTACTGGTGCCACTTAAACTGAAGCAATGCTGAGAATATTTACAGAAGTTAAAAGAGTGTCAAATAACAGCACCATTGTTGATGAAGCCACGACCACAATCACATCCTTTGTTATTGTGGTGGCAGAGATATTCCATCTAGTTCTATTTGACCATCATTATTTGGAGCATTTATAATCTCTTAACACTTTATTGCAGGAAGAAATTAAGAATGAGTGAGATGTGATGACCTGATCAAGCAAAAAGAAAGTCCAAGCACGAGGCATAGTAGAAGGTCGTGGCATAGCAGCAATAACAGCTGAAAATAGAGAGTAACCTGCACAAATGCCATTCGCATGCACCAGATACCTGCAATATAAAAAACCCATCAACCAATATGAATCTTTGTCATCCTTTTCGTATATATTCTGATTCAGATCTAAAAATTTCACAATAACTAATATGCACAACATTAATAAGGGTTATTTTGTATGTTAACATTATAGCAGTTTCAATATTTGAGCCTAAAACCAAAACTAATTTAGATTCATCTTACACAATCTGAGCTCAAAAATCAACTATCCAAACATGAGTGTTTCTAACTAATCTATcggtatatatattattagaaaatgtctaccaatattttatttttatgagtattttgaatatattaaaacctattaaatgtgttattttttttagtactATTAGATTAAggtattacatttttttatattattctataCATAATTATTAACATTATCGTATGAATATCAGATCGATTTACAATTTAGTTAAAAGTTGAATCAATGAATAAACCTAGTTTGAATCAGCATCTTCACTGATACAACACTGTAGTCCGATTTCAAAACATAGTTAGAGAGTTGAAGGACTAACTTTAAAGAAGTGCCCCTGATAAAGAATTAATTAATCTGTACTTTTAATCCTTAACAGATTGATTAATTGGCAATTCTGAGAATAAAATTGATGATCAATGCAACAGTAGGGACAGAGTTAGGAGATGCAAACAGTTTCACAGCAAGTATACCATTATTTCATCTTATTTGTGTCTCCCTTAATCTCTTATATGTTAAAAAGCATTCTAAGAACTTGAAGAAAAAGGACATATATTTCCTGTACTTGGTAACATATACATACTTGAAAGCTCCAAGGTCAGTGTAATCAACAGAACCATATTGATTTTGCTGAGAGTTCTTAAGCAtgagaacaagtgcagaaacacAAAGAGCAACAGGAAGCAACCGCAGGAAGGTTTCGGCAGTGCGAAGGGTGTTGGTGTTGCCTTCCAACTCATCTCCCATCTTCATCTGCATGGGAGATCTTGAACCTTCCACAACATTTGTTTTCTCCATCCTTGTTTGTATACTATTTCTTATGAACAAAAGCTTTGTTTTTATGTGTGTTGGTAGGTTTTGAAGAGTATGTTATACTAGTTGGTAGTGGTGATAGGGTAGGCATGTAGGGCATTAAAGGAAAGAGTGGAGAGGCAGGTATGGGAACTGCAACTGCATTCAATGTTGTCATTATTAAGGAAGCCCACATCTTCCCAAACTCATAACATAAACCTCTCATTTTCACTTTTCCCTTTTGGATTTCTATTGTTTTCCTCCCATTACCGTCACTCTGTGAAGTTTGAGACAACCGAGCACAATAAATGGAGTAAATAATGTAAGAGTGCTTCTGGTTTACTTTTCACGTGATGCCATTTTTGTGACCAGCTCAAACATATATGTGTTATATATAAAACTCATGataaatattaatcataaattaagtttaactcaattccacaaaatttatttgtaaagtgagatttgtatttaattatacactataaattgaatttatttttagtcaatGTAGAATTTCTAACACACCTCGATATAAATACATTTTGAGTGTAAgactaaacattaatggatAATCCGATAATGACTTGACAACGGGTGGAACAACATGTTCAACAAACATTGTTAGGATAGATTCTAACCTGGTTCTAACTCAGCGTGAGAGAGTGTTAGAAGTCTCAcgttaactaaagataaaatcaatttatagtatataagtggatgcaaatctTATCTTACAAACCGGTTTTGTAGAGTTGAGTTATAAACTCTTAATAATAAATCCTAAGTGAAATTCATAGAATCATGCCCAAAATCTTAATCAGACTTTCCATGGATCTACAACAAAAACACGTGCATGCATTATTATATCGGTATCCTTCGCCATGTATTCCATTCCTTAAACATTAATGTGTTTGTTTGATAGCTGTATCTTCTCGTAATATATAGACTCTTTTATGAATATGTGGATAAGAGCCCTTTGGATTTGACCATGTATGTGGATCAAAATCAATCCCTAGACATGGGGGAATGGAATGCCTCTATTGTGCCTATAGATCACAAGTGAGTGTTCAaccaataaattaaaagtatacgATC
Protein-coding sequences here:
- the LOC108342089 gene encoding CASP-like protein 2A2, which codes for MEKTNVVEGSRSPMQMKMGDELEGNTNTLRTAETFLRLLPVALCVSALVLMLKNSQQNQYGSVDYTDLGAFKYLVHANGICAGYSLFSAVIAAMPRPSTMPRAWTFFLLDQVLTYIVLAAGAVSTEVLYLAENGNTATTWSSACGSFGRFCNKVTASITITFVAVLCYVLLSLISSYKLFTKYDAPAACRPTSPIEVAAFPG